The Corynebacterium comes genome window below encodes:
- a CDS encoding class I SAM-dependent methyltransferase: protein MHDDHGGRHGNFDDFYAGGHQWSGNPNEALIREASELTPGRVLDIGAGEGADAVWLAERGWRVTAVEPATAAVERARELAGQRGVDKQITFEVALLSDYLAASGEETFDLICAFFFPAPVSAEETDALLRLLKPGGTLLWVDHDWEDRRPERMNPATMESLIAGRMSSMDLRHSTRDVTHGAGAHHHEDIILRAVR from the coding sequence ATGCATGATGACCACGGTGGCCGGCACGGAAATTTCGACGATTTTTATGCGGGCGGCCACCAGTGGTCGGGTAACCCGAACGAGGCACTGATCCGTGAGGCGTCTGAACTGACGCCGGGTCGGGTCCTCGACATCGGTGCCGGCGAGGGGGCTGACGCCGTCTGGCTGGCCGAACGCGGCTGGCGGGTCACCGCCGTCGAGCCCGCGACCGCGGCCGTGGAACGGGCGCGGGAGCTGGCGGGGCAGCGCGGCGTCGACAAGCAGATCACCTTCGAGGTGGCCCTGCTGTCCGATTACCTGGCGGCGTCGGGGGAAGAAACCTTCGACCTGATCTGCGCCTTCTTCTTCCCCGCGCCCGTGTCGGCGGAAGAGACGGATGCGTTGCTCAGGCTGCTCAAGCCGGGCGGCACGCTGTTGTGGGTGGACCATGACTGGGAGGATCGACGTCCCGAAAGGATGAACCCCGCCACCATGGAATCACTGATCGCCGGCCGGATGAGCTCGATGGACCTGCGGCACAGCACGCGCGACGTCACCCACGGCGCGGGTGCGCACCATCACGAGGACATCATCCTGCGCGCGGTGCGTTAG
- a CDS encoding exonuclease domain-containing protein, producing MWPFRADPAHRATGPLKEFYATPPPADATPLAELPLLAVDVETTGMDPKKHQLVSIGWVPVNGASIDLAGAGYVILRGTEGFSVGPSATIHQLTDDEIAAGIDHADAVEQLLRALAGRVMLGHFVAMEEGFLSLACQEIFNAPLKVPTVDTFAIERRHMERMGTYPRGEDLRLARVRQRYGLPDYHNHNALTDALACAEQYLAHRATLPMSTLKDVMG from the coding sequence ATGTGGCCGTTCCGCGCTGATCCCGCGCACAGGGCCACCGGTCCGCTCAAAGAGTTCTACGCCACCCCGCCGCCCGCGGACGCCACCCCGCTCGCGGAGCTTCCGCTCCTGGCCGTCGACGTGGAGACCACCGGCATGGACCCGAAAAAACACCAGCTGGTCTCGATCGGCTGGGTGCCGGTCAACGGCGCCAGTATCGATCTTGCGGGGGCAGGCTACGTCATCCTCCGGGGGACCGAGGGATTCTCCGTCGGCCCCTCGGCGACGATCCACCAGCTGACCGACGACGAGATCGCGGCCGGAATCGACCACGCCGACGCGGTGGAACAGCTGCTCCGGGCACTGGCCGGGCGGGTGATGCTCGGGCACTTCGTCGCGATGGAGGAGGGGTTCCTCTCCCTGGCCTGTCAGGAGATCTTCAACGCTCCGCTGAAGGTGCCCACAGTGGACACCTTCGCCATCGAACGCCGCCACATGGAGAGGATGGGGACGTACCCGCGGGGCGAGGACCTGCGGCTCGCCCGCGTCCGTCAGCGCTACGGGTTGCCCGACTACCACAACCACAATGCGCTCACGGACGCCCTGGCGTGCGCCGAGCAGTACCTCGCGCACCGGGCCACGCTGCCGATGAGCACATTGAAGGATGTCATGGGGTGA
- a CDS encoding 3-isopropylmalate dehydrogenase — protein MKLAVIGGDGIGPEVTDEALKVLRAVRDDIETTDYDLGARRYLRNGELLTDEDLASLREHDAILLGAIGAPGEVPPGILERGLLLKMRFALDHHVNLRPSKLYEGVESPLKNPGEIDFVVVREGTEGAYTGNGGAIRVGTPHEVANETSVNTRYGAERVVRYAFELAMTRRQHLTLVHKTNVLVHGGGMWQRTVDEVATEYPEVTVDYSHIDAATIYMVTNPSRFDVIVTDNLFGDIITDEAGAVSGGIGLAASGNIDATGTNPSMFEPVHGSAPDIAGQGIADPTAAILSAAMLLRHLGDEDNAARIEAAVAADVAEREGQIRTTDVGDRIAAALQ, from the coding sequence ATGAAACTTGCAGTCATCGGCGGAGACGGTATCGGCCCGGAGGTCACCGACGAAGCCCTCAAGGTCCTCCGCGCCGTCCGCGACGACATCGAGACCACCGACTACGACCTCGGCGCCCGCCGTTACCTGCGTAACGGCGAGCTTCTCACCGACGAGGACCTGGCCTCCCTGCGCGAGCACGACGCCATCCTGCTCGGCGCGATCGGCGCCCCGGGCGAGGTCCCGCCGGGAATCCTCGAGCGTGGCCTGCTGCTGAAGATGCGCTTCGCACTCGACCACCACGTCAACCTGCGCCCGTCCAAGCTCTACGAGGGCGTCGAGTCCCCGCTGAAGAACCCCGGAGAGATCGACTTCGTCGTCGTCCGCGAGGGCACCGAGGGCGCCTACACCGGCAACGGTGGCGCCATCCGCGTGGGCACCCCGCATGAGGTGGCCAACGAAACCTCGGTCAACACCCGCTACGGCGCCGAGCGCGTCGTCCGCTACGCCTTCGAGCTGGCCATGACCCGCCGCCAGCACCTCACCCTGGTCCACAAGACCAATGTGCTGGTCCACGGCGGCGGAATGTGGCAGCGCACCGTCGACGAGGTCGCCACCGAGTACCCCGAGGTCACCGTCGACTACAGTCACATCGACGCCGCCACCATCTACATGGTGACCAACCCCTCGCGTTTCGACGTCATCGTCACCGACAACCTCTTCGGCGACATCATCACCGATGAAGCGGGTGCAGTCTCCGGCGGCATCGGCCTGGCCGCCTCCGGCAACATCGACGCGACCGGCACCAACCCCTCCATGTTCGAGCCGGTCCACGGCTCCGCACCGGACATCGCCGGCCAGGGCATCGCCGATCCGACCGCGGCGATCCTCTCCGCCGCGATGCTGCTGCGCCACCTCGGGGACGAGGACAACGCCGCGCGGATTGAGGCGGCGGTGGCCGCGGACGTGGCCGAGCGGGAGGGTCAGATCCGTACCACGGATGTTGGTGACCGCATCGCCGCAGCACTCCAGTAG
- a CDS encoding DUF294 nucleotidyltransferase-like domain-containing protein has protein sequence MTVELDEVRDFIADIEPFTRLPEAELDQLPARMTMEYVRRGQPIILHGAANDNLHIIRSGAVDVLDEEGILLDRRDAGRSFGYSTLVGDNASRYTMIAVEDSLLLLLPRADFLALAERNPDILRFFSSQSLRIRAAAAEMRGDQSSDVLRTRLGDFKIDDPVSMVPDATIQRAALLMEHHRVSSVLITDNGALVGILTDRDLRGRVVAKGLDIDLPVSEIMTPNPRTVSSDTLAFEAMIIMAEMRIHHIPIVDEGQLTGIVTTADVMRLLRHDPIYLTADLSRRNSPEELRNAYSQASEVAVRFIERGASAEETSGIMTIAADALARRLLKLGEDRLGPPPVPYTFVVLGSQGRREMGLASDQDNAMVFSDDYVEAEHGGYFAELSSFVCTGLDTAGQVLCPGDMMASNPQWRMTVSQWIDTFHVWVTAPEPDALLHAQTFFDFRGIWGDVGLGDTVHNNAVGMARGARRMHAHLAALAARREPPLGFFRGLVVERSGEYANTLNVKKGGTAGIVQMARLFALSSGVTALGTRRRLLESAAAGGVSDKGAQDLVDAFDYLTSITLRHQSLQLRENVTPDYHIDPNRLGKMDREHLRDSFQIIKDMQNALATKYLVRNI, from the coding sequence ATGACGGTCGAACTCGACGAGGTCCGCGATTTCATCGCCGACATTGAGCCCTTCACCCGCCTTCCCGAGGCGGAGCTGGATCAGCTGCCCGCACGCATGACCATGGAGTATGTGCGTCGCGGGCAGCCGATCATCCTGCACGGGGCGGCCAACGACAATCTCCACATCATCCGTTCCGGCGCCGTTGACGTGCTCGACGAGGAGGGGATACTCCTCGACCGGCGCGACGCGGGCCGCAGCTTCGGCTACTCCACGCTGGTCGGGGACAACGCCTCCCGCTACACGATGATCGCGGTGGAGGACAGCCTCCTGCTGCTGCTGCCCAGGGCGGACTTCCTGGCACTGGCCGAGCGGAACCCCGACATCCTCCGCTTCTTCTCATCCCAGTCCCTCCGGATCCGGGCGGCCGCGGCGGAGATGCGCGGCGACCAGTCCTCGGACGTCCTGCGCACCCGGCTGGGTGACTTCAAGATCGACGACCCGGTCTCGATGGTCCCGGACGCCACCATCCAGCGGGCGGCCCTGCTGATGGAACACCACCGGGTTTCTTCGGTGCTGATCACCGACAACGGTGCACTGGTGGGCATTCTCACCGATCGTGACCTGCGGGGACGTGTGGTGGCCAAGGGGCTGGACATAGATCTCCCGGTCTCGGAGATCATGACCCCGAACCCGCGCACCGTCAGCTCAGACACCCTGGCCTTCGAGGCGATGATCATCATGGCGGAGATGCGCATCCACCACATCCCGATCGTGGATGAGGGGCAGCTCACCGGCATCGTCACCACGGCCGACGTGATGCGCCTGCTGCGCCATGACCCCATCTACCTCACCGCGGACCTGTCCCGCCGGAACTCGCCTGAGGAGCTGCGCAACGCCTACTCGCAGGCCTCCGAGGTGGCCGTCCGGTTCATCGAGCGCGGTGCCTCCGCCGAGGAGACCTCGGGCATCATGACCATCGCCGCCGACGCCCTGGCCCGCCGTCTGCTCAAGCTGGGGGAGGACAGGCTCGGCCCACCGCCGGTGCCCTACACCTTCGTGGTGCTGGGCTCCCAGGGCCGCCGCGAGATGGGCCTGGCCTCTGACCAGGACAATGCGATGGTGTTCTCCGACGACTACGTTGAGGCGGAGCACGGCGGGTACTTCGCCGAACTCAGCTCCTTCGTGTGCACGGGCCTGGACACCGCCGGCCAGGTCCTGTGCCCGGGTGACATGATGGCCTCCAACCCGCAGTGGCGGATGACCGTGTCCCAGTGGATCGACACCTTCCACGTGTGGGTCACCGCCCCGGAACCGGACGCACTCCTGCACGCCCAGACGTTCTTCGACTTCCGGGGAATCTGGGGTGACGTCGGACTGGGGGACACCGTCCACAACAACGCCGTGGGCATGGCCCGGGGGGCCCGCCGCATGCACGCGCACCTGGCGGCACTCGCCGCCCGCCGCGAACCACCGCTCGGATTCTTCCGCGGTCTGGTCGTGGAGCGCTCCGGCGAGTACGCCAACACCCTCAACGTGAAGAAGGGCGGCACGGCCGGCATCGTCCAGATGGCACGGCTGTTCGCCCTGTCCAGCGGGGTGACGGCCCTGGGCACCCGCCGCCGGCTTCTCGAGTCCGCCGCCGCCGGCGGTGTGTCCGATAAGGGCGCGCAGGATCTTGTCGACGCCTTCGATTACCTCACGTCGATCACCCTGCGGCACCAGTCCCTCCAGCTGCGGGAGAATGTGACCCCGGATTACCACATCGACCCGAACAGGTTGGGCAAGATGGACCGTGAGCACCTGCGGGACAGCTTCCAGATCATCAAGGATATGCAGAACGCACTGGCCACGAAATACCTGGTCAGGAACATCTGA
- a CDS encoding acyl-CoA dehydrogenase, protein MTTAILERIAENAKAVDKNEIPARYGLELLGEQKLFIRDSLRDTARQLRQISGEDLSVAFGIWAHTMVITYLRTADTDYAHRILPSLEAGERPGVTGMAPAFKEAAGAGTIDLTATPVDGGIRLNGRLAWASNLADDAVIVTAGRTPAGERLLLAFDGDAEGVTLGTPFALLGLNATASAWVTLEDVFVPEEQILSRDFEAFISAVRPTFMILQTSECLGVADAAISAAATRLSGINEVLKEDVEQVRDRVTHLIQAQELTASTIDEGSVVDRVALLELRLAAAEVAGAATGLEVRVAGGAGYAQSSPASRRFREAAFIPVQSPSETQLKWELGRAKAQKEN, encoded by the coding sequence ATGACCACAGCCATCCTGGAGAGGATCGCGGAGAACGCGAAGGCCGTTGACAAGAACGAGATCCCGGCCCGCTACGGCCTGGAGCTGCTCGGCGAGCAGAAGCTGTTCATCCGCGACAGCCTGCGCGACACCGCCCGTCAGCTTCGCCAGATCTCCGGTGAGGACCTGTCCGTCGCCTTCGGCATCTGGGCGCACACCATGGTCATCACCTACCTGCGGACCGCGGACACCGACTACGCCCACCGCATTCTCCCGTCCCTGGAGGCCGGCGAGCGTCCGGGCGTCACCGGGATGGCACCCGCCTTCAAGGAGGCCGCCGGTGCAGGCACCATTGATCTGACCGCGACCCCCGTGGACGGCGGCATCCGTCTCAACGGCCGCCTGGCCTGGGCGTCCAACCTGGCTGATGACGCCGTGATCGTCACCGCCGGCCGCACCCCGGCGGGGGAGCGCCTGCTCCTGGCCTTCGACGGCGACGCCGAAGGTGTGACGCTGGGAACCCCGTTCGCGCTGCTGGGACTCAACGCCACCGCCTCGGCGTGGGTCACCCTCGAGGACGTCTTCGTGCCGGAGGAGCAGATCCTCTCCCGCGATTTCGAGGCTTTCATCTCCGCGGTGCGCCCGACCTTCATGATCCTGCAGACCTCCGAGTGCCTCGGTGTGGCCGACGCCGCCATCAGCGCCGCCGCCACCCGCCTGAGCGGCATCAACGAGGTCCTCAAGGAGGATGTGGAGCAGGTCCGTGACCGGGTCACCCATCTCATCCAGGCGCAGGAACTCACCGCCTCCACCATCGATGAGGGTTCCGTGGTGGACCGGGTCGCGCTGCTCGAGCTGCGCCTCGCCGCGGCGGAGGTCGCGGGTGCGGCCACCGGCCTGGAGGTCCGCGTGGCCGGCGGCGCCGGTTATGCCCAGAGCTCCCCGGCGTCCCGTCGTTTCCGTGAGGCCGCCTTCATCCCGGTACAGTCCCCGTCCGAGACCCAGCTCAAGTGGGAGCTGGGCCGCGCGAAGGCCCAGAAGGAGAACTAG
- a CDS encoding cell wall-binding repeat-containing protein, with translation MRRLVAALAMTTTLTLVAGCTTSEGDDAAEGRETLPMESSEVVVDTDTVSRLFTSSDVVVVAGSTPADQRRAVEIAVATGAPLLSDVALLPAEVDRLGASRIIAVGETGPLPEGPEVIAATAGENAEPITVAEIAALAPQELEGVDGVEPATPEFAMPPVLVTPETSVQAAATARAAGAELTVLDHPDPRLTSESMALVTGQDVLALGEQFGSQERFDRAVELAANGELPGGGGLLFPGRRMIAFYGHPWGGDLGVMGEQPPAEAVARVEEHIKNYQALEEQPVVPAFEIIVTVASEFPGDDGKYSNVGDPAEFIGYIDAITEAGGYAFLDLQPGQASFLEQAKVYEDLLARPNVGLALDPEWNLQPGEQPLQRVGHAEAAEINEVADWLAQLVRDNDLPQKGLIVHQFQMQMLRDREQINTDHPELAFILHADGHGVAGEKFATWDAVRQGLDDNWFMAWKNFIDEDSPTFTPQQTYDIEPRPWFVSYQ, from the coding sequence ATGAGGCGACTGGTTGCCGCGCTGGCCATGACCACCACACTGACACTGGTGGCGGGGTGCACCACCTCGGAAGGCGACGACGCCGCCGAGGGCCGGGAAACCCTGCCGATGGAGTCCTCTGAGGTCGTCGTGGACACCGACACCGTCAGCCGTCTCTTCACCTCCTCCGACGTCGTGGTCGTCGCGGGCTCCACGCCCGCGGACCAGCGCCGGGCGGTGGAGATCGCCGTGGCCACCGGAGCTCCCCTGCTTTCCGACGTCGCGCTTCTCCCCGCCGAGGTCGACCGCCTCGGCGCCTCCCGCATCATCGCGGTGGGGGAGACGGGCCCCCTGCCGGAGGGCCCGGAGGTCATCGCCGCCACCGCGGGCGAGAACGCCGAGCCGATCACGGTCGCGGAGATCGCGGCGCTGGCTCCTCAAGAGCTGGAGGGCGTCGACGGCGTTGAGCCCGCCACCCCCGAATTCGCCATGCCACCCGTGCTGGTGACGCCGGAAACCTCGGTGCAGGCCGCCGCCACGGCGCGCGCCGCAGGCGCCGAGTTGACCGTCCTCGACCACCCCGACCCGCGTCTGACCAGCGAGTCCATGGCACTGGTCACCGGGCAGGACGTCCTGGCCCTCGGGGAGCAGTTCGGCAGCCAGGAGCGCTTCGACCGCGCGGTGGAGCTCGCCGCCAACGGTGAACTGCCCGGCGGCGGAGGCCTGCTCTTCCCCGGCCGACGCATGATCGCCTTCTACGGCCACCCCTGGGGTGGAGACCTCGGTGTGATGGGCGAGCAGCCGCCGGCGGAGGCCGTCGCCCGGGTCGAGGAGCACATCAAAAACTACCAGGCCCTCGAGGAGCAGCCGGTCGTCCCGGCCTTCGAGATCATCGTCACCGTCGCCTCCGAGTTCCCGGGCGATGACGGCAAGTACAGCAACGTCGGCGACCCCGCCGAGTTCATCGGCTACATCGACGCCATCACCGAGGCAGGCGGCTACGCCTTCCTGGATCTCCAGCCCGGCCAGGCCAGCTTCCTGGAGCAGGCCAAGGTCTACGAGGACCTGCTCGCACGTCCCAACGTCGGACTGGCGCTCGACCCCGAATGGAACCTCCAGCCAGGCGAGCAGCCGCTTCAGCGCGTGGGCCATGCCGAGGCCGCCGAGATCAACGAGGTCGCCGACTGGCTGGCCCAACTCGTGCGCGACAACGACCTGCCCCAGAAGGGGCTGATCGTCCACCAGTTCCAGATGCAGATGCTGCGGGACCGCGAGCAGATCAACACCGACCACCCGGAGCTGGCCTTCATCCTCCACGCGGACGGTCACGGCGTGGCCGGGGAGAAGTTCGCCACCTGGGACGCCGTCCGCCAGGGGCTGGACGACAACTGGTTCATGGCCTGGAAGAACTTCATCGACGAGGACAGCCCCACCTTCACCCCGCAGCAGACCTACGACATCGAACCCCGCCCCTGGTTCGTGTCCTACCAGTAG
- a CDS encoding alpha/beta hydrolase family esterase, translating to MSQTKYLCPVLVAVFTLIFSLGMISPAPASARSSLPGSSRVVPDATYSLAVGQRDVLVSLPADYDPAKAHPVLLTFGGWGVGPEEVARTTGLRAGSDAIIAYARGVDNAWAGAPYARTGLGEDTAYARAIVETIAARHPVDRARVYAIGHSNGGAFAMALACRAPDLVAGVVSVSGMFYHPIDEDCSGNGVPVMLIHAGNDDVAQIRGGVRHGAPFRSTYEIFDRWGTRNGCLSATTDRPRPAVDATHRVWLGCHTETELVVSESAGHQWPRHAPALARDFLSRQFG from the coding sequence GTGAGCCAAACGAAGTATCTCTGCCCTGTGCTCGTGGCGGTGTTCACCCTGATCTTCTCCCTGGGGATGATCTCGCCCGCTCCGGCCTCCGCCCGGTCCTCCCTGCCCGGGAGCTCCAGGGTCGTGCCTGACGCCACGTACTCACTGGCCGTGGGGCAGCGGGACGTGCTGGTCTCCCTGCCCGCCGACTATGACCCGGCGAAGGCCCACCCGGTGCTGCTCACCTTCGGGGGGTGGGGCGTCGGCCCCGAGGAGGTGGCGAGGACCACGGGCCTGCGGGCCGGCTCGGACGCGATCATCGCCTATGCGCGCGGCGTCGACAATGCCTGGGCCGGCGCGCCCTATGCGCGGACGGGCCTGGGGGAGGACACCGCCTACGCGCGCGCGATCGTCGAGACGATCGCCGCGCGGCACCCCGTCGACCGCGCACGGGTCTACGCCATCGGCCACTCCAACGGCGGAGCCTTCGCGATGGCCCTGGCCTGCCGTGCCCCGGATCTCGTGGCGGGTGTGGTGAGCGTCTCCGGAATGTTCTACCACCCGATCGACGAGGACTGCTCCGGCAACGGGGTTCCCGTGATGCTCATCCACGCCGGCAACGATGACGTCGCCCAGATCCGCGGCGGAGTGCGCCACGGCGCACCCTTCCGGTCCACCTACGAGATCTTCGACCGCTGGGGAACGCGCAACGGCTGCCTGTCGGCGACCACCGACCGGCCGCGGCCGGCCGTCGACGCCACCCATCGCGTCTGGTTGGGTTGCCACACAGAGACGGAGCTGGTGGTCTCGGAGTCCGCCGGACACCAGTGGCCACGTCATGCCCCCGCCCTGGCCCGGGACTTCCTCTCACGCCAGTTCGGCTGA
- a CDS encoding isochorismate synthase, producing MCAHRPLTAPDFLLSRAHGSVRTQGSLETFTDPWAAIEALRSGRVPMVVGALPFDRSAPAALTVPDRIIREDGPLEPHAYYRQGPGSVLHASIVGVDPEPEEHLRRVEAAVSTIRASKLEKVVLARAVDIAFDPPVDPLLVAARLIDNSYNRDGFIADLTAAGRPGDMIVGSSPEVLVKRQGSTVTAYPLAGSAPRQADEDADLMVGKRLAKSAKDLDEHRYVVEHLREKLTPFCAHLAIPEYPEVTRTNEMWHLATPIVGTLKDPAVNALELAVHVHPTPAICGTPTDAAEALIETAETDRGFYSGAVGWCDDSGDGEYMVAIRCAEVSGDGRTARAWAGGGIVADSDPAEELEETTAKLRTILRSLGL from the coding sequence ATGTGTGCCCACCGACCTCTCACCGCGCCGGACTTTCTCCTGTCCAGGGCGCACGGCTCGGTACGCACCCAGGGATCGCTGGAGACCTTCACCGATCCCTGGGCCGCGATTGAGGCACTGCGTTCCGGACGCGTACCCATGGTCGTCGGCGCCCTGCCCTTCGACCGCTCCGCACCGGCGGCGCTGACCGTCCCGGATCGGATCATCCGGGAGGACGGCCCCCTCGAACCCCACGCCTACTACCGGCAGGGCCCGGGCTCGGTGCTTCACGCGAGCATCGTCGGCGTGGATCCGGAACCCGAGGAGCACCTGCGCAGGGTGGAGGCGGCGGTGAGCACGATCCGGGCCTCCAAGCTGGAGAAGGTCGTCCTGGCCCGGGCCGTGGACATCGCCTTCGATCCGCCGGTGGATCCGCTGCTCGTGGCGGCCCGGCTCATCGACAACTCCTACAACCGCGACGGCTTCATCGCGGACCTCACCGCCGCCGGCCGCCCGGGCGACATGATCGTCGGATCCTCCCCCGAGGTCCTGGTCAAACGCCAGGGCTCGACCGTCACCGCCTACCCGCTGGCGGGTTCGGCGCCGCGGCAGGCGGATGAGGATGCCGACCTGATGGTCGGAAAGAGACTCGCCAAATCCGCCAAGGACCTCGACGAGCACCGATACGTCGTCGAGCATCTGCGGGAGAAGCTGACTCCCTTCTGCGCGCACCTGGCCATCCCCGAGTATCCCGAGGTGACCCGCACCAACGAGATGTGGCACCTGGCGACCCCGATCGTGGGCACCCTGAAGGACCCGGCGGTCAACGCCCTGGAGCTGGCCGTGCACGTGCACCCCACCCCGGCGATCTGCGGAACCCCCACAGACGCGGCGGAGGCGCTCATCGAGACTGCCGAGACCGACCGTGGCTTCTACTCCGGCGCCGTGGGTTGGTGCGACGACTCCGGCGACGGGGAATACATGGTGGCCATCCGCTGCGCCGAGGTCTCCGGCGACGGACGCACTGCCCGGGCCTGGGCCGGCGGCGGCATCGTCGCGGACTCGGACCCCGCGGAGGAGCTCGAGGAGACCACCGCGAAGCTGCGCACCATCCTGCGTTCGCTGGGTCTCTAA
- a CDS encoding fumarylacetoacetate hydrolase family protein, giving the protein MRFGRIAHPEGFSFVVVDGKDDENLVAKEIKDTPYTEPEFTGREWPLADVKLLAPTLPSKVVAIGRNYADHVAEVFQASAEHLPPTLFLKPPTSVVGPDAAIRIPEFATKVEFEGELAVVVGKVAKNVKAADWKSVIRGFTIVNDVSSRDLQFADGQWARAKGIDTFCPVGPWIETDIDAFDLDNLSIKAHLTQEGVTETKQDSNSNQMIMKMGEIIEFVTASMTLLPGDVICTGSPAGTEAMNPGDVIEIEIAGLGTLRNPVARA; this is encoded by the coding sequence ATGCGCTTTGGAAGAATTGCCCACCCTGAAGGTTTCAGTTTCGTCGTCGTCGACGGCAAGGACGACGAGAATCTCGTCGCAAAGGAAATTAAGGACACCCCCTACACCGAGCCGGAGTTCACCGGCCGCGAATGGCCGCTGGCCGACGTGAAGCTGCTGGCACCCACCCTGCCGAGCAAGGTCGTGGCCATCGGCCGGAACTACGCCGATCACGTCGCCGAGGTTTTCCAGGCGTCCGCGGAGCACCTGCCGCCGACCCTGTTCCTCAAGCCGCCGACCTCCGTCGTCGGCCCCGATGCCGCCATCCGGATCCCCGAGTTCGCCACCAAGGTCGAGTTCGAGGGTGAGCTCGCGGTGGTCGTGGGCAAGGTCGCCAAGAACGTCAAGGCCGCCGACTGGAAGTCCGTCATCCGTGGCTTCACCATCGTGAACGACGTCTCCTCCCGTGACCTGCAGTTCGCCGACGGCCAGTGGGCACGTGCCAAGGGTATCGACACCTTCTGCCCGGTCGGCCCCTGGATCGAGACCGACATCGACGCCTTCGACCTGGACAACCTGTCGATCAAGGCCCACCTGACCCAGGAGGGTGTCACGGAGACCAAGCAGGACTCCAACTCCAACCAGATGATCATGAAGATGGGTGAGATCATCGAGTTCGTCACCGCCTCCATGACCCTGCTGCCGGGCGACGTCATCTGCACCGGTTCCCCGGCCGGCACCGAGGCCATGAACCCGGGCGACGTCATCGAGATCGAGATCGCCGGCCTGGGCACCCTCCGCAACCCGGTCGCGCGTGCCTGA
- a CDS encoding flavin reductase family protein, producing the protein MTCADLTVTGDQLRAAVGTFPSGVTIVTTRSGGEDVGLTVSAFSSLSLEPAMVVLSVDNGSTSLPHLTVGAPVGVSVLAEGQGGLARQFAIRGIDRFAGVDVLRRGRGVALIDGAAAWFAGEIVNAFPGGDHTILTVSVAECGTRDDARPLLYQRGRTYDWVADAS; encoded by the coding sequence ATGACGTGCGCCGATCTCACCGTGACCGGGGACCAGCTGCGGGCGGCCGTGGGGACCTTCCCCTCCGGCGTCACCATCGTGACCACGCGTTCCGGGGGTGAGGACGTCGGCCTGACCGTCAGCGCCTTCTCATCGCTGTCGCTGGAACCGGCGATGGTCGTGCTCAGCGTGGACAACGGCTCAACGTCCCTGCCGCATCTCACGGTCGGCGCACCCGTCGGCGTCTCCGTCCTGGCGGAGGGGCAGGGCGGGTTGGCCAGGCAGTTCGCCATCCGCGGCATCGACCGTTTCGCCGGGGTGGACGTCCTCCGCCGCGGCCGGGGCGTCGCGCTGATCGACGGCGCCGCCGCCTGGTTCGCCGGGGAGATCGTCAACGCGTTCCCGGGCGGGGACCACACCATCCTCACCGTCTCGGTCGCCGAGTGCGGCACCCGGGACGACGCCCGCCCGCTGCTGTATCAGCGCGGCCGCACCTATGACTGGGTGGCGGACGCCTCTTAG